A section of the Clostridium sp. TW13 genome encodes:
- the phoU gene encoding phosphate signaling complex protein PhoU codes for MSRIVFDKKLGYVHEDLVKMGSMVEKQLHSCIDALKNHDVELANKVIDNDDIVDDLQRQIEEKSIRLIAQNQPLATDLRDIFTAIKIVTDLERMADHAVDIAKIVTKMGKEHYIKELIDIPKMAEKVQEMIKLSIDAYIAGDVKAAYDICLKDDEIDAYYKKIFDELLEHMKSNENLNQVSQLLFVCKYLERVADHTTNICEWTIFLVTGKYVDLNE; via the coding sequence ATGAGTAGAATAGTTTTTGATAAAAAATTGGGATATGTTCATGAAGATTTAGTTAAAATGGGCAGTATGGTTGAAAAGCAACTTCACAGTTGCATTGACGCTCTAAAAAACCACGATGTTGAGCTAGCTAATAAAGTTATTGATAATGATGATATCGTTGATGACTTGCAAAGACAAATTGAGGAGAAATCCATAAGACTTATTGCTCAAAATCAACCTTTAGCTACGGACTTAAGAGATATATTTACTGCTATTAAGATAGTTACAGATTTGGAGAGAATGGCAGACCATGCAGTTGATATAGCAAAGATTGTAACTAAAATGGGTAAAGAGCACTATATTAAAGAACTTATTGACATTCCTAAAATGGCTGAGAAAGTTCAAGAAATGATTAAATTATCTATAGATGCTTATATTGCAGGAGATGTTAAAGCAGCTTATGATATCTGTTTAAAAGATGATGAGATAGATGCTTATTATAAAAAGATTTTTGATGAATTGCTTGAACATATGAAGTCAAATGAAAATCTAAATCAAGTTTCACAATTACTATTTGTATGTAAATATCTTGAGAGAGTTGCAGATCATACAACTAATATTTGTGAATGGACTATTTTCTTAGTTACAGGAAAATATGTGGATTTAAATGAGTAG
- the pstB gene encoding phosphate ABC transporter ATP-binding protein PstB — MSIIETRDLNLFYGANHALKNINMDIDKNKVTALIGPSGCGKSTFLRTLNRMNDLIDIVRIEGTVLFEGKDIYKEYDEIDLRKRVGMVFQRPNPFPMSIYDNIAYGPRIHGIKDKATLDEIVEKSLKGAALFDEVKDRLKKSALGLSGGQQQRLCIARTLAVEPEVLLMDEPTSALDPISTNKIEELMDELKKQYTVIIVTHNMQQAGRIADKTAFFLNGEVIEYGKTDEVFYKPTDKRTEDYITGRFG; from the coding sequence ATGAGTATAATAGAAACTAGAGATTTAAATTTATTTTATGGAGCAAATCATGCTTTAAAGAATATAAATATGGATATAGATAAAAATAAGGTAACAGCATTAATTGGCCCATCAGGCTGTGGAAAATCTACTTTTTTAAGAACATTAAATAGAATGAATGACTTAATAGATATAGTTAGAATCGAAGGTACTGTTCTTTTTGAAGGTAAAGACATTTATAAAGAGTATGATGAAATTGATCTTAGAAAGAGGGTTGGAATGGTTTTTCAAAGGCCAAATCCATTTCCTATGTCAATTTATGATAACATAGCTTATGGTCCTAGAATTCATGGTATAAAGGATAAAGCCACTTTAGATGAAATTGTGGAAAAAAGTTTAAAAGGCGCAGCTCTTTTTGATGAAGTTAAAGACAGACTTAAGAAAAGTGCTTTAGGTCTTTCAGGAGGACAACAACAAAGGTTATGCATAGCTAGAACATTAGCAGTTGAACCAGAAGTGTTGTTAATGGATGAGCCGACATCAGCATTAGATCCTATTTCTACTAATAAAATAGAAGAACTAATGGATGAACTTAAGAAGCAATATACAGTTATAATAGTTACTCATAATATGCAACAAGCAGGAAGAATTGCTGATAAAACAGCTTTCTTCTTAAATGGAGAGGTTATTGAATATGGTAAAACAGATGAGGTATTTTATAAGCCTACGGATAAGAGAACAGAGGACTATATTACTGGAAGATTTGGCTAA
- the der gene encoding ribosome biogenesis GTPase Der — MAKPIVAFVGRPNVGKSTLFNRLAGKRISIVQDTPGVTRDRVYAQADWLKYEFTMIDTGGIEPKSDDVILKQMKRQAQIAIETADVIVFIVDGKEGLTAADSEVAQMLRRSKKPIVLVVNKVDSKKDEENLYEFYNLGIGEPMTISASQGLGLGDMLDEVVKHFDGLYDGEEEDEYIRIAMIGKPNVGKSSLINKLLGEERVIVSNIPGTTRDAVDSYLETDLGKFILVDTAGLRRKSKVKEEIERYSVIRTYAAVERADVCILMVDAEEGVTDQDEKIIGYAHEMNKAIMVIVNKWDLIEKDDKTMVNYQKDMQAKLSFLSYAPYLFISALTGQRVHKVLEVAKMCYDNYNKRVSTGILNDVINRAVLMKEPPIVGLKRMKIYYATQVATKPPKFIFFVNDATAIHFSYARYLENQLRESFDFKGTGLEIEYRERKE; from the coding sequence ATGGCAAAGCCAATAGTTGCTTTTGTTGGAAGACCTAATGTTGGTAAATCAACGTTATTCAATAGATTAGCAGGAAAAAGAATTTCAATAGTACAAGATACTCCAGGAGTTACACGTGATAGAGTGTATGCTCAAGCAGATTGGTTAAAATATGAATTTACTATGATAGATACTGGTGGTATTGAACCTAAAAGTGATGATGTAATACTTAAACAAATGAAAAGACAGGCTCAAATTGCAATTGAAACTGCCGATGTAATAGTTTTTATAGTTGATGGTAAAGAAGGATTAACTGCAGCAGATTCAGAAGTTGCTCAAATGCTAAGAAGGAGCAAAAAGCCTATTGTTTTAGTTGTAAATAAGGTTGACTCTAAAAAAGATGAAGAGAACTTATATGAGTTCTATAATTTGGGAATTGGTGAACCGATGACCATATCAGCATCACAAGGACTTGGTTTAGGGGATATGCTTGATGAAGTGGTTAAACACTTTGATGGTTTATATGATGGTGAAGAAGAGGACGAATATATTAGAATTGCTATGATAGGTAAACCTAATGTAGGTAAATCATCATTAATAAACAAACTATTAGGTGAAGAAAGAGTTATAGTAAGTAATATTCCTGGTACAACTAGAGATGCAGTAGATAGTTATCTTGAGACTGATCTGGGAAAGTTTATTCTAGTTGATACAGCAGGACTTAGAAGAAAGAGCAAAGTTAAAGAGGAAATAGAGCGATATAGCGTTATAAGAACCTATGCAGCTGTTGAAAGAGCTGATGTGTGTATTTTGATGGTAGATGCAGAAGAAGGCGTTACAGACCAAGATGAAAAGATTATAGGGTATGCTCATGAAATGAACAAAGCTATAATGGTAATAGTTAATAAGTGGGATCTTATAGAAAAAGATGATAAAACTATGGTTAACTACCAAAAAGATATGCAAGCTAAATTATCTTTCTTATCTTATGCACCATACTTATTTATTTCAGCTTTAACAGGGCAAAGAGTTCATAAGGTTTTAGAAGTTGCCAAAATGTGTTATGATAATTATAATAAGAGAGTTTCTACAGGAATACTTAACGATGTAATTAATAGAGCTGTTTTGATGAAAGAACCTCCTATAGTGGGACTTAAAAGAATGAAAATTTATTATGCAACTCAAGTGGCTACTAAACCACCAAAGTTTATTTTCTTCGTTAATGATGCAACTGCAATTCATTTCTCTTATGCAAGATATTTAGAAAATCAATTAAGGGAGAGTTTTGATTTTAAGGGAACTGGTCTTGAAATCGAATATAGAGAAAGGAAGGAATAA
- a CDS encoding NAD(P)H-dependent glycerol-3-phosphate dehydrogenase has protein sequence MNKVTFIGGGSFGTALAILLANKGYEPNIWDREEAVVDEINNKRTNSKYIKDVIIPSGVTASNNIEDAIKDADFVVLTVPSHIIRTVCKNFKEFIPKKAIIVNVAKGIEEGTNLRLSEIIKEELPNNPVVVMSGPTHAEEVAVGLPTTIVVSSEQMDKAELVQELFMCDCFRVYTNDDLIGVEIGGAVKNIIALVAGVSDGIGYGDNSKAALMARGLMEITRIGTALGAKPETFIGLTGMGDLIVTCTSMHSRNRKAGILIGQGYSMDEAVEHVGMVVEGIKACKAFHELKDKMQVSMPITDNLYDILFNGKDPKVAGSDLMERDKKHENH, from the coding sequence ATGAATAAGGTGACTTTTATAGGTGGAGGGAGCTTTGGTACTGCTTTAGCAATTCTATTAGCTAATAAGGGATATGAGCCTAATATATGGGATAGAGAAGAGGCAGTAGTTGATGAGATAAACAACAAAAGAACTAACAGCAAATACATTAAGGATGTAATAATTCCTAGTGGTGTAACTGCATCTAACAATATAGAGGATGCAATAAAGGATGCTGATTTTGTAGTTCTTACTGTTCCATCTCATATAATAAGAACTGTTTGTAAGAACTTTAAAGAGTTTATACCAAAGAAGGCTATAATAGTTAATGTTGCTAAAGGTATTGAGGAAGGAACCAATTTAAGGTTATCTGAAATTATAAAAGAAGAACTTCCTAATAATCCAGTAGTAGTTATGTCAGGACCTACTCATGCTGAAGAAGTTGCAGTTGGGTTACCAACTACAATAGTGGTTTCATCTGAACAAATGGATAAGGCGGAATTGGTTCAAGAGCTATTTATGTGTGATTGCTTTAGAGTTTATACTAATGATGATTTAATTGGTGTAGAGATTGGTGGAGCAGTTAAAAATATTATAGCTTTAGTGGCTGGTGTTTCAGATGGTATTGGTTATGGAGATAACAGTAAGGCTGCATTAATGGCAAGAGGATTAATGGAGATTACTAGAATAGGTACTGCTTTAGGTGCTAAACCAGAAACCTTTATAGGGCTTACAGGTATGGGAGATTTAATTGTTACCTGTACCAGTATGCATTCTAGAAATAGAAAAGCAGGGATTCTTATTGGTCAAGGTTATTCAATGGATGAGGCTGTAGAGCATGTAGGTATGGTTGTAGAGGGTATAAAAGCCTGCAAAGCCTTCCATGAATTAAAAGATAAAATGCAAGTATCTATGCCTATTACAGATAACTTATATGATATCTTATTTAATGGAAAAGATCCTAAGGTAGCTGGCAGTGATTTAATGGAAAGAGATAAAAAACACGAAAATCATTAA
- the pstC gene encoding phosphate ABC transporter permease subunit PstC produces MEKKSFYRKLKTEYIGKSFSYVCGIFIVVITLAITFFLASKGINTFVKDKYPIYKFLFSTNWSPDLDKPQFGAAVFIVGSTLVSVGAVVISAPIAVALAIFMNVISPNVGKKILQPALELFVGIPSVVYGWIGVSVLIPLIKNSFGGVGFSLFAGIIVLSIMILPTIASLASDAIKTVPREYIEASYGLGATRWQTIYKVIVPAAKSGIFTGIVLGIARAFGEALAVQMVIGNTVKIAGGLMTPTATLTSILTMDMANTAFGTAWNDALWSMAFILLIISFIFILITRKIGNRGKV; encoded by the coding sequence ATGGAGAAAAAGAGTTTTTATAGAAAACTTAAAACAGAATATATTGGTAAAAGTTTTTCTTACGTATGTGGTATATTTATAGTAGTCATAACACTGGCTATTACATTTTTTTTAGCTAGCAAAGGGATTAATACTTTTGTAAAGGATAAATATCCTATTTATAAATTTCTATTTAGCACAAACTGGAGTCCAGATTTGGATAAACCTCAGTTTGGTGCAGCTGTTTTTATTGTGGGGTCAACTTTGGTTTCTGTTGGGGCTGTGGTTATTAGTGCACCAATAGCTGTTGCCTTAGCAATATTTATGAATGTTATATCTCCTAATGTTGGAAAGAAGATCTTACAACCTGCGTTGGAGTTATTTGTGGGAATTCCATCAGTTGTATATGGTTGGATAGGAGTAAGTGTTTTAATTCCATTAATTAAAAACAGTTTTGGAGGAGTTGGCTTTAGTCTTTTTGCAGGTATTATTGTATTAAGTATAATGATTCTTCCAACAATAGCATCACTTGCATCAGATGCTATTAAAACTGTTCCAAGAGAATATATTGAAGCTTCTTATGGTCTTGGTGCCACAAGATGGCAAACTATATATAAAGTTATAGTACCAGCAGCTAAAAGTGGTATATTTACTGGTATAGTGTTGGGGATAGCCAGAGCTTTTGGAGAAGCCTTAGCAGTTCAAATGGTAATTGGAAATACAGTGAAGATAGCTGGTGGATTAATGACACCTACAGCTACACTTACAAGTATTCTAACTATGGACATGGCTAATACAGCGTTTGGTACTGCATGGAATGATGCTCTTTGGTCAATGGCATTTATTCTACTTATTATTTCATTTATATTTATCCTCATAACAAGAAAAATAGGAAATAGGGGGAAAGTATAA
- a CDS encoding DUF512 domain-containing protein, whose amino-acid sequence MEVKNMGSRIKEVFPGSLAEELGIEVGDILISVNGTEIKDIIDYRFLLSDEYIELEVEKANGEIWDIEADKDLQEDLGVEFDMAIMDKAKRCSNNCMFCFIDQLPKGMRETLYFKDDDSRLSFLQGNFVTLTNMKDEDIDRIIRYRISPINVSVHTTNPELRVKMLNNRFAGNVFERLKKLAEAEITINAQIVTIPNVNNGDELIRTINDLYSLYPSVQNVAAVPIGITKFREGLAKVDIYNKELAKAEIENVAKLQRKFIDETGKPFVRLSDEFYLTAEAEIPSAEFYDGYYQIEDGVGMVRLLRDTIKQDLPRLNKTKKGSFSMVTGELAFEEINHVAKLIMQENSNVIMDTYKIINNYFGNTITVAGLLTATDIIDQVKHKIKTDYLIMSSNMFRKGYELADDNEQIMLDDYTVKDLEKALDTKILICDYSGEDLIDIINENCKEE is encoded by the coding sequence ATAGAGGTGAAAAATATGGGCAGCAGAATAAAGGAAGTTTTTCCGGGAAGTTTAGCAGAAGAACTTGGTATTGAAGTTGGAGATATTCTTATTTCTGTTAACGGTACTGAAATAAAAGATATTATTGATTATAGATTTTTATTATCAGATGAATATATAGAGTTAGAAGTAGAGAAGGCCAATGGAGAAATATGGGACATTGAAGCAGATAAAGATTTACAAGAAGATTTAGGCGTAGAATTTGATATGGCAATTATGGATAAAGCAAAAAGATGTTCAAATAACTGTATGTTTTGTTTTATAGATCAATTGCCAAAAGGCATGAGAGAGACTTTATATTTTAAAGATGATGATTCAAGATTATCATTTCTTCAAGGAAATTTTGTTACTTTAACTAATATGAAAGACGAAGATATTGATAGAATAATCAGATATAGAATTAGTCCGATAAATGTATCAGTTCATACTACTAATCCAGAACTTAGAGTAAAAATGCTAAACAATAGGTTTGCAGGAAATGTATTTGAGAGATTAAAGAAGCTTGCAGAAGCAGAAATTACTATTAATGCTCAAATAGTTACAATTCCTAATGTAAATAATGGAGATGAGCTTATAAGAACGATTAATGATTTGTATAGCTTATATCCAAGTGTACAAAATGTAGCAGCAGTTCCTATAGGAATAACAAAATTTAGAGAAGGTCTAGCTAAAGTAGATATCTATAATAAAGAATTAGCAAAAGCTGAGATTGAAAATGTTGCAAAGTTACAAAGAAAATTTATAGATGAAACCGGAAAGCCATTTGTAAGACTTTCTGACGAGTTTTATTTGACTGCTGAAGCAGAAATTCCGTCCGCAGAATTTTATGATGGATACTATCAAATTGAAGATGGTGTCGGGATGGTTAGGCTACTAAGAGATACAATAAAACAAGATTTACCTAGATTAAATAAAACTAAAAAAGGTAGTTTTTCCATGGTAACTGGTGAACTGGCTTTTGAAGAAATAAATCATGTTGCTAAATTAATAATGCAAGAGAATAGTAATGTAATAATGGATACATATAAAATAATAAATAATTATTTTGGCAATACTATTACAGTAGCAGGATTACTAACTGCTACAGATATTATAGATCAGGTTAAACATAAGATAAAAACTGATTATTTAATCATGTCTAGTAATATGTTTAGAAAAGGTTATGAATTAGCAGATGATAATGAGCAAATCATGCTTGATGATTATACAGTTAAGGATTTAGAGAAAGCATTAGATACTAAAATCTTAATTTGTGATTATTCTGGTGAAGATTTGATTGATATAATAAATGAAAATTGTAAGGAGGAATAA
- the pstA gene encoding phosphate ABC transporter permease PstA has product MKAKKIDKIATSVLYIISFLIVFLLALFIGYIIFNGRQSLNFKFIFGNNDNGGIGPQLFNSFYILIISLLITIPIGVGAGIFLAEYAGKNKFVDFIRLCIETMASLPSIVVGLFGLLVFVTMLHWKYSVLAGALSVSILNLPSMTRVTENAIRAASKNVKEASLGLGATPWQTIAKVTLPSSMPEILTGVILAAGRIFGEAAAFLYTSGMSAPMVKFGKFSLINNSSAYSLFRPAETLAVHIWKLNAEGMAANSKQIANGASAILIILVLVFNISARFIGNKIHKAYSGK; this is encoded by the coding sequence ATGAAGGCAAAAAAGATTGATAAGATAGCAACAAGTGTTTTATATATAATTTCATTTTTAATTGTGTTTTTATTAGCACTTTTTATTGGATATATAATTTTTAATGGTAGACAATCATTGAATTTTAAATTTATATTTGGCAATAATGATAATGGAGGAATTGGACCTCAACTTTTTAACTCATTTTATATACTTATTATTTCACTTCTAATCACTATACCTATAGGGGTAGGAGCTGGTATATTCTTAGCTGAATATGCTGGAAAAAATAAATTTGTAGATTTTATAAGGCTTTGTATTGAAACTATGGCATCTCTGCCATCAATAGTTGTTGGATTATTTGGCTTATTAGTATTTGTAACTATGTTGCATTGGAAATACTCTGTTCTAGCAGGTGCATTGTCTGTTAGTATATTAAATCTACCATCCATGACAAGAGTGACAGAAAATGCAATTAGAGCTGCTTCAAAGAATGTTAAGGAAGCTAGTTTAGGATTAGGAGCCACACCATGGCAAACTATAGCAAAGGTTACTCTACCTTCATCAATGCCTGAAATATTAACCGGAGTAATACTTGCAGCAGGTAGAATTTTTGGAGAAGCAGCAGCTTTCTTATATACCTCTGGTATGAGTGCACCTATGGTGAAGTTTGGAAAGTTCAGTCTAATAAATAATTCATCTGCATATAGTTTATTTAGGCCAGCAGAGACCTTAGCGGTTCATATTTGGAAGCTAAATGCCGAAGGAATGGCAGCAAATTCAAAGCAAATTGCTAATGGTGCCTCAGCTATACTTATAATTTTAGTTTTAGTTTTTAATATAAGTGCAAGGTTTATTGGAAATAAGATTCATAAGGCTTATAGTGGGAAATAG
- a CDS encoding phosphate ABC transporter substrate-binding protein: MKKKGLKYVISALVVTMMAGAFVGCSSEKQGSNTTPDTKKQSVSGSITISGSTAMQEFIEKSAKKFQEKNSDATINVQGGGSGQGLTQVSQGNVDIGNSDIYANEKFKNGEDKDLVDHKVLGEGFAVVTSKDVTLTNLTKEQIQNVFSGKVKNWKEIGGPDVKITVIHRPASSGTRATFVKVLLDGNKALEDDKIGIVQDSTGSVMTSIQSTPGSVSYVALANANESKDKVNKVTIDGVEASVDNIIGGKYKFWSWGHMYTKGEAKDLSKAFIEFVSSEDNKDLFDKLGFVQGSKIKE; encoded by the coding sequence ATGAAGAAAAAGGGATTAAAATATGTAATTTCAGCATTGGTTGTAACTATGATGGCAGGGGCATTTGTTGGTTGCTCAAGTGAAAAGCAAGGAAGCAACACTACACCAGATACTAAAAAGCAGTCAGTTTCAGGATCAATAACCATTTCAGGTTCTACTGCAATGCAAGAATTTATAGAAAAATCAGCGAAGAAATTTCAAGAGAAAAATTCCGATGCTACTATTAATGTTCAAGGTGGAGGAAGTGGTCAAGGCTTAACTCAAGTATCCCAAGGAAATGTTGATATAGGCAATTCAGATATATATGCTAATGAAAAGTTCAAAAATGGTGAAGATAAAGATTTAGTTGATCATAAAGTTTTAGGTGAAGGATTTGCTGTTGTAACTAGTAAAGATGTTACTTTAACAAACTTAACTAAGGAACAAATACAAAATGTATTCTCAGGCAAGGTTAAGAATTGGAAAGAAATTGGCGGACCAGATGTGAAAATAACAGTAATTCATAGACCAGCATCTTCAGGAACAAGAGCTACTTTTGTAAAAGTATTATTGGATGGTAATAAAGCTTTAGAAGATGATAAGATTGGAATAGTTCAAGATAGTACAGGATCAGTAATGACTTCAATCCAAAGTACACCAGGTTCAGTAAGTTATGTGGCTTTAGCTAATGCTAATGAATCAAAAGACAAGGTGAATAAGGTTACAATAGATGGAGTTGAAGCTTCTGTAGATAACATAATCGGTGGAAAATATAAGTTCTGGTCTTGGGGACATATGTATACTAAGGGTGAAGCAAAAGATTTATCAAAAGCATTTATAGAATTTGTTTCAAGTGAAGACAATAAAGATTTATTTGATAAATTAGGATTTGTTCAAGGTAGTAAAATAAAAGAGTAA
- the spoIVA gene encoding stage IV sporulation protein A, producing MESFNIYKDIAERTQGDIYVGVVGPVRTGKSTFIKRFMDLMVIPKIDNTYKKERAKDELPQSGSGKSIHTTEPKFVPNEAVEINLEEGIKFNIRLVDCVGYIVKSALGYLEGEDTKMVNTPWFDYAIPFEDAAEIGTRKVITDHSTIGFVVTTDGSITGISREDYKEPEERVVNELKAINKPFIIILNSSKPNAPETKALKAEMEEKYEVPVQILDVFNMGEEDINKLFDKVLKEFPVKEINIDLPQWIEKLDSSHWLKADFINIIKDMCKNIFKVRDIKKCLSGYEGEDFLGKTEIAEMDLGSGNATVNMNPKVDIFYKILSELCGDNIEDESDLLALIKDLHYAKVEYDKVSNAIKEVKETGYGLVAPQLSEMKFEEPEIVRQGAKFGVKLKASAPSLHLIKADIKTEISPIMGTEKESEELVKSLLEQFESDPSKLWQSNMFGKSLEMLVKEGLQNKLYKMPENVQVKMQKTLQKIINEGEGDFICLIL from the coding sequence GTGGAAAGTTTTAACATTTATAAAGACATAGCAGAGCGAACACAAGGTGATATTTATGTAGGCGTTGTAGGTCCGGTAAGAACAGGAAAATCCACATTCATCAAAAGATTCATGGATTTAATGGTAATACCTAAGATTGATAATACCTATAAAAAAGAAAGAGCAAAGGATGAATTGCCACAGAGTGGATCAGGAAAAAGTATTCATACAACAGAGCCTAAATTTGTACCTAATGAGGCAGTTGAAATTAACTTGGAAGAGGGCATTAAATTTAACATAAGACTTGTTGATTGTGTTGGATACATTGTAAAGAGTGCTTTAGGTTACTTAGAAGGGGAAGATACCAAGATGGTAAATACCCCATGGTTTGATTATGCTATACCTTTTGAAGATGCGGCAGAGATAGGTACAAGAAAGGTTATCACAGATCATTCTACAATTGGTTTTGTAGTTACAACTGATGGAAGTATTACAGGGATTTCAAGAGAAGATTATAAAGAACCAGAGGAGAGAGTAGTTAACGAACTTAAGGCTATTAATAAACCTTTTATAATTATTCTAAACTCTTCAAAACCTAATGCACCAGAAACTAAGGCTTTGAAAGCAGAAATGGAAGAAAAGTACGAGGTGCCTGTTCAAATACTGGATGTCTTTAATATGGGTGAAGAAGACATTAACAAGTTATTTGATAAAGTATTAAAAGAGTTCCCAGTAAAAGAAATAAATATAGATTTGCCTCAATGGATTGAAAAATTAGATTCTTCTCATTGGCTAAAGGCAGACTTCATAAACATAATTAAAGATATGTGCAAAAACATATTTAAGGTAAGAGATATAAAGAAATGCTTAAGTGGATATGAGGGAGAAGATTTTCTAGGAAAAACTGAAATTGCAGAAATGGATTTAGGCAGTGGTAATGCTACAGTAAATATGAATCCTAAAGTTGATATATTCTACAAGATATTGAGTGAATTATGTGGAGATAACATAGAGGATGAAAGTGATCTATTGGCATTAATAAAAGATTTACATTATGCTAAAGTAGAATATGATAAGGTTTCTAATGCAATTAAAGAGGTTAAGGAAACTGGATATGGATTGGTTGCACCACAATTATCTGAAATGAAATTTGAGGAACCTGAAATTGTAAGGCAAGGTGCAAAGTTTGGTGTTAAATTGAAAGCAAGCGCTCCTAGTTTACATTTAATTAAGGCAGATATAAAAACTGAGATATCTCCTATTATGGGCACAGAAAAGGAAAGTGAAGAACTTGTAAAATCTCTATTAGAGCAATTCGAAAGTGATCCATCTAAATTATGGCAAAGTAATATGTTTGGAAAGTCTTTAGAAATGCTTGTAAAGGAAGGATTACAAAACAAGCTATATAAAATGCCTGAAAATGTACAAGTTAAAATGCAAAAGACATTACAAAAAATCATTAACGAAGGAGAAGGCGATTTTATTTGCTTAATATTATGA